One part of the Ziziphus jujuba cultivar Dongzao chromosome 2, ASM3175591v1 genome encodes these proteins:
- the LOC107418638 gene encoding loganic acid O-methyltransferase-like, whose product MGMPGSFHGCLFPDGFLHFVHSSFSLQILSRVPNEVVDKSSPARNKGRIQYANSLDEVFRAYEAQYEKDMERFLNARSHSEAFVNMTIDLLGSSLVDMARKGMLSEEKVDSFNIPTFNASLGQVEAIVKRNGCFRIEILKSLPQEKPQPKVLSSTMRACIEGMIKQHFGYEILDEMFELLSKKFEEPFSSL is encoded by the exons ATGGGCATGCCTGGCTCATTCCACGGTTGCTTATTTCCTGATGGTTTTCTACATTTTGTTCACTCTTCATTTTCTCTCCAAATCCTCTCTAGAGTGCCAAATGAGGTGGTGGACAAGAGCTCTCCTGCTCGGAACAAAGGGAGAATTCAATATGCAAATTCTTTGGATGAGGTTTTCAGAGCTTATGAAGCCCAATATGAGAAGGACATGGAGAGGTTTCTAAATGCAAGA TCTCATTCTGAAGCTTTTGTGAACATGACAATAGATCTTTTGGGATCTAGCCTAGTTGACATGGCCAGAAAG GGCATGTTAAGTGAAGAAAAAGTTGACTCCTTTAACATACCAACTTTCAATGCATCGCTCGGGCAAGTGGAAGCAATTGTGAAACGAAATGGATGTTTTAgaatagaaatattaaagaGCCTGCCCCAAGAGAAGCCGCAACCAAAAGTGTTATCATCTACCATGAGAGCTTGCATTGAGGGAATGATAAAACAGCATTTTGGATATGAGATTCTAGACGAGATGTTTGAATTATTAAGCAAGAAGTTCGAAGAACCATTCTCTAGCTTATAG